One genomic segment of Rhizobium sp. 11515TR includes these proteins:
- a CDS encoding DUF5060 domain-containing protein: MSNASVEKWGVFEAAFNGPSGGNPYLDVAFDAVFSQNSREVRVPGFYDGDGVYRVRFMPDNEGDWSFRTRSKTSELDGRTGSFVATKPSEGNHGPVHVRNKFHFAYADGKPFLSFGTTCYAWTHQPLEMQAQTLETLKKSHFNKIRMGVFPKDYPYNVNEPLYACFEKGADGKEDFDRPNPVLFRHFETQVAALCDLGIEADIIMFHPYDRWGYADMSAEQDFRYVAYLAARLAAYRNVWWALANEYDFLLDTKPLQQWDRYFHILEENDPYGHLKSIHNGEPTMNFDHRKPWVTHTCIQNWDVKRTQEWREAYGKPVVNDEPEYEGNIIQSWGNLTAQELVHRFWITVTRGGYAGHGETYSHPEDLIWWAKGGELRGEAWKRIGFLRDLLEQDVVNGLEPMSSYGEWPWTRVSGARDGDVSYIYLGEHQPVIWSTGLPKDGTDYDVDIIDTWEMTITPAKKVEAPIPHPTRHGAIVRGGKADAAFGVELPGKPYQALRIRKKH; the protein is encoded by the coding sequence CCGTCGAAAAATGGGGAGTCTTCGAAGCGGCCTTCAACGGCCCTTCCGGCGGCAATCCCTATCTCGATGTGGCATTCGATGCCGTTTTCAGCCAGAACAGCCGTGAGGTACGCGTGCCCGGCTTCTATGATGGCGACGGTGTCTATCGCGTTCGCTTCATGCCGGACAATGAAGGCGATTGGTCGTTCCGCACCCGCTCGAAGACCTCGGAACTGGACGGCAGGACCGGCTCTTTCGTTGCGACCAAACCGTCCGAAGGCAACCACGGCCCCGTGCATGTTCGCAACAAGTTCCACTTCGCCTATGCCGACGGCAAGCCTTTCCTGTCGTTCGGTACGACCTGCTATGCCTGGACGCATCAGCCGCTCGAGATGCAGGCTCAGACGCTCGAAACGCTGAAGAAATCACACTTCAACAAGATTCGCATGGGTGTGTTCCCCAAGGACTATCCCTATAACGTCAACGAGCCGCTCTATGCCTGCTTTGAAAAGGGCGCGGACGGCAAGGAAGACTTCGATCGTCCAAACCCCGTCCTCTTCCGCCATTTCGAGACCCAGGTCGCAGCCCTCTGCGATCTCGGCATCGAAGCCGATATCATCATGTTCCACCCCTATGATCGCTGGGGCTATGCCGATATGTCGGCAGAGCAGGATTTCCGCTACGTCGCCTATCTCGCGGCGCGCCTCGCCGCCTATCGCAATGTCTGGTGGGCGCTTGCCAACGAGTACGACTTCCTTCTCGACACCAAGCCGCTGCAGCAGTGGGACCGCTATTTTCACATTCTCGAAGAGAACGATCCCTATGGCCACCTGAAGTCGATCCACAACGGTGAGCCGACGATGAACTTCGATCATCGCAAGCCCTGGGTGACACACACTTGCATTCAGAACTGGGACGTGAAGCGCACGCAGGAATGGCGCGAGGCCTATGGCAAGCCCGTTGTCAACGACGAGCCGGAATATGAGGGCAACATCATCCAGTCCTGGGGCAATCTGACGGCACAGGAGCTGGTACATCGCTTCTGGATCACGGTAACGCGCGGTGGCTATGCCGGCCATGGTGAAACCTATTCGCATCCGGAGGATCTGATCTGGTGGGCGAAGGGTGGTGAACTGCGCGGCGAGGCCTGGAAGCGCATCGGCTTCCTGCGCGACCTGCTGGAGCAGGATGTCGTCAACGGCCTCGAACCCATGTCCTCTTATGGCGAATGGCCGTGGACGCGCGTTTCCGGCGCGCGCGACGGCGATGTCAGCTACATCTATCTCGGTGAGCACCAGCCGGTCATCTGGTCTACCGGCCTGCCGAAGGACGGGACCGACTATGACGTCGACATCATCGACACGTGGGAAATGACGATCACGCCTGCCAAGAAGGTGGAGGCGCCCATCCCGCATCCGACGCGCCACGGCGCAATCGTACGCGGCGGCAAGGCGGATGCCGCCTTCGGCGTGGAGCTACCCGGCAAGCCATACCAGGCGCTGCGCATTCGCAAGAAGCATTGA
- a CDS encoding ABC transporter ATP-binding protein, whose protein sequence is MSGLTIKNVRKSYGAVNIIHGVDVEISDGEFVILVGPSGCGKSTLLRMIAGLEDITGGEISIGGRVVNDLPPKDRDIAMVFQNYALYPQMTVAQNMGFALQLAGAKRAEIDQKVGDAAKILGLQPLLDRKPAQLSGGQRQRVAMGRAIVRDPKVFLFDEPLSNLDAKLRVKMRAEIKALHQRLKTTIVYVTHDQIEAMTMADKIVVLQGGKVEQVGSPLELYDRPRNVFVAGFLGSPAMNFLEGKLTGGVSPELVLPTGTSIQLASAPAQSEGREVILGIRPEDISFASERGVTATVTVVEPTGSETHVALDLEAKELTWVMRERAELVPGQTIQISLKTPNLHFFDKASQQRL, encoded by the coding sequence ATGTCCGGATTGACCATCAAGAACGTCAGGAAATCCTACGGCGCGGTAAACATCATCCATGGCGTCGACGTGGAGATCTCGGACGGCGAATTTGTCATTCTCGTCGGCCCTTCGGGCTGCGGCAAGTCCACGCTGCTGCGGATGATTGCCGGGCTTGAGGATATTACCGGCGGCGAGATTTCGATCGGGGGCCGGGTCGTCAACGACCTGCCGCCGAAGGATCGTGATATCGCCATGGTCTTCCAGAACTATGCGCTCTATCCGCAGATGACGGTGGCGCAGAATATGGGCTTTGCGCTGCAGCTCGCCGGCGCAAAGCGCGCCGAAATCGATCAGAAGGTCGGCGACGCCGCCAAGATCCTGGGGTTGCAGCCATTGCTGGATCGCAAGCCCGCCCAGCTTTCCGGCGGCCAGCGCCAACGCGTCGCCATGGGCCGCGCCATCGTGCGCGATCCAAAGGTCTTTCTCTTCGACGAGCCGCTTTCCAATCTCGATGCCAAGCTGCGCGTCAAGATGCGCGCCGAAATCAAGGCATTGCACCAGCGCCTGAAGACGACGATCGTTTACGTGACCCACGATCAGATCGAGGCCATGACCATGGCCGACAAGATCGTCGTGCTACAGGGCGGAAAGGTCGAACAGGTCGGCTCGCCACTGGAACTTTACGATCGGCCGAGAAATGTCTTCGTCGCCGGCTTCCTCGGTTCTCCGGCCATGAATTTTCTCGAAGGCAAGCTTACCGGCGGTGTCTCGCCGGAGTTGGTATTGCCAACCGGCACCAGCATCCAACTCGCCAGCGCTCCGGCTCAATCGGAGGGTCGGGAGGTTATTCTCGGCATACGCCCGGAAGACATTTCCTTTGCCTCGGAAAGGGGCGTTACCGCAACCGTGACCGTCGTCGAACCCACTGGCTCGGAAACGCATGTCGCGCTTGACCTCGAAGCCAAGGAATTGACCTGGGTGATGAGAGAGCGAGCCGAACTCGTGCCGGGCCAGACAATTCAGATCTCGCTCAAGACGCCGAACCTGCATTTCTTCGACAAGGCCAGCCAGCAACGACTATAG